In Nitrospira sp., one genomic interval encodes:
- a CDS encoding response regulator produces MSKIVVVDDSYAELQMIESYLKSANHTVVSYPNADKLEDKLAADRPDLIVLDVVMPGRNGFQACRDLKSDDRFKNIPIVLCTSKGQESDKFWGQQQGANGYVVKPFKAEDLVAAVKRALN; encoded by the coding sequence ATGAGCAAGATCGTCGTCGTCGATGATTCGTATGCCGAATTGCAGATGATCGAGAGCTACCTAAAATCCGCCAATCATACGGTCGTCTCCTATCCCAATGCGGACAAACTGGAAGACAAGTTGGCGGCGGACCGGCCGGATTTGATCGTGCTGGATGTCGTGATGCCGGGACGAAACGGTTTCCAGGCTTGTCGGGATCTCAAGAGCGACGATCGCTTCAAGAACATTCCCATCGTGTTGTGTACGTCGAAAGGACAGGAGAGTGATAAGTTCTGGGGACAACAGCAAGGGGCGAACGGTTATGTCGTCAAGCCCTTTAAGGCGGAAGATTTAGTCGCAGCCGTCAAGCGAGCGTTGAACTGA
- a CDS encoding chemotaxis protein CheW, producing the protein MDLRHVAEVFEVESVTAVPGMPRVLVGVTNLRGTIVSLVDLRETLEVSLASSVLPFAVVMREGAKLCGVLVDDVPEIRTVSRNDLLPALQSGPYERRPGVSLVLRLGSRLCGVLDVTQVFAQIEGGSGGTEVEAGR; encoded by the coding sequence ATGGACCTCCGGCACGTGGCCGAGGTATTCGAGGTAGAGAGTGTTACCGCGGTCCCGGGGATGCCTCGGGTGCTGGTGGGAGTGACCAATCTCCGAGGTACGATCGTCTCGCTCGTCGACTTGCGAGAGACGTTAGAGGTATCCCTTGCCTCGTCCGTTCTTCCGTTCGCCGTGGTAATGCGTGAGGGGGCCAAATTGTGCGGCGTACTGGTCGATGATGTCCCTGAAATCCGCACAGTCTCCAGGAATGACCTTCTGCCGGCTCTGCAGTCGGGGCCTTATGAGAGGCGTCCCGGTGTGTCCCTGGTACTGCGTCTCGGCAGCCGTCTCTGTGGAGTGCTTGATGTGACTCAGGTCTTCGCGCAGATCGAAGGGGGCAGCGGGGGCACGGAGGTCGAGGCCGGACGATGA